Proteins co-encoded in one Haloarcula pelagica genomic window:
- a CDS encoding ester cyclase: MASLDTLVEKKRLARQIPEGVATRGELDLIDEICTEDVADHSPLGEITGRDALKAQIRSIRNAFADFSATVEDSVAEGDTVAMRVTLRGRHVGEFMGIDATDTEVEVDNMVFTRIEDDRIAERWVQPDLLGLMQQIGAVERPEP; the protein is encoded by the coding sequence ATGGCATCACTGGACACATTAGTCGAAAAGAAACGACTGGCACGACAGATCCCGGAAGGGGTCGCGACACGGGGCGAACTCGACCTGATCGACGAGATCTGTACCGAGGATGTCGCCGACCACAGCCCGCTGGGCGAGATCACGGGACGGGACGCCCTGAAAGCACAGATCCGGTCGATCAGAAACGCCTTCGCGGACTTCTCGGCGACCGTCGAGGACAGCGTCGCCGAGGGCGACACTGTCGCGATGCGGGTCACGCTGCGGGGCCGACACGTCGGCGAGTTCATGGGCATCGACGCGACCGACACCGAAGTCGAGGTCGACAACATGGTCTTCACCCGGATCGAGGACGACCGCATCGCCGAGCGATGGGTCCAACCGGACCTGCTGGGCCTCATGCAGCAGATCGGCGCGGTCGAACGCCCCGAGCCGTGA
- the ileS gene encoding isoleucine--tRNA ligase — MDRFAAIDDQYDPEAVEETVFDYWDDVDAYEQTKAHRADGETYFFVDGPPYTSGAAHMGTTWNKTLKDLYIRYLRMQGYDVTDRPGYDMHGLPIETKVEERLDFENKKDIERFGEENFIEECKAFAEEQLEGLQTDFQDFGVWMDWDDPYKTVNPEYMEAAWWGFQQAHERGLVEQGKRSINQCPRCETAIANNEVEYHDVDKPSIYVKFPLSEDDQGESSENTSGETASAGREGSVVIWTTTPWTIVANTFVAVDGDLEYVGVDATKDGETERLYVAKPCVEGVLKAGRYEDYEVVEELSGEDLVGWEYDHPLAEEVPDHASAEGSGQVYTADYVEADRTGLVHSAPGHGEEDFERGQELDLEVFCPVGSDGVYTDAAGKYEGTFVRDANDDVIADLDAKGLLLAHEEGHSVREGQCWRCDTDIVRIVTDQWFITVTDIKDELLENIEDSEWYPSWARDNRFRDFVEEAPDWNVSRQRYWGIPIPIWTPEDWDGSMDDVVVVGDRAELAESVDQEIDPDAVDLHKGTVDDLTITRDGTTYTRVGDVFDVWLDSSVATWGTLDYPSETEAFEELWPADLIMEAHDQTRGWFWSQLGMSTAATGETPYKQVLMHGYANMPDGRGMSKSKGVLVDPHEVIDEYGRDPMRLFLLSVTAQGEDMNFSWDETAEMQRRLNILWNVARFPLPYMRADDFDPEETSVGAESQRGEGGEAAGTGVEDVHDDLELVDEWVLSRLQSVEAAMTEHMENFENDKAADELLDFVVEDVSRFYIQVVRERMWDEADSDSKRAAYATLYRVLEDVAALFAPFTPFVAEEIYDALTGEAGHPTVHMCDWPEPDESLRQPELEDEIEVVREVEEAGSNARQQAERKLRWPVTRVIVDVDSAAVADAVASQTAIVADRLNARAVEVVGADEEWGELRYSAAADMSELGPAFGDDAGRVMNALNDARVTERSIDALEAAVADELGEPVDLTDEMVEFRRETPSGVTGTEFAALDGGGVVYVDTKLTEDIESEGYAREVIRRVQEMRKDLELDIEERIVVDLDVADDRVAALVDEHRDLIADEVRADEFGTVADGHRKTWSVEDVAMEIAIAPVAAAEASD; from the coding sequence ATGGACCGATTCGCCGCGATCGACGACCAGTACGACCCGGAGGCCGTCGAGGAGACGGTCTTCGACTACTGGGACGATGTCGACGCCTACGAGCAGACGAAGGCACATCGTGCCGACGGGGAGACGTACTTCTTCGTCGACGGGCCACCCTACACCTCCGGCGCGGCCCACATGGGGACGACCTGGAACAAGACGCTGAAAGACCTCTACATCCGCTATCTCCGGATGCAGGGGTACGACGTTACGGACCGGCCGGGCTACGACATGCACGGCCTCCCCATCGAGACGAAAGTCGAGGAGCGCCTGGACTTCGAGAACAAGAAAGACATCGAGCGCTTCGGCGAGGAGAACTTCATCGAGGAGTGCAAGGCCTTCGCCGAGGAGCAACTGGAGGGGCTCCAGACTGACTTCCAGGACTTCGGCGTCTGGATGGACTGGGACGATCCCTACAAGACGGTGAACCCGGAGTACATGGAGGCCGCCTGGTGGGGGTTCCAGCAGGCTCACGAGCGGGGCCTCGTCGAGCAGGGCAAACGCTCGATCAACCAGTGTCCCCGGTGTGAGACCGCCATCGCCAACAACGAGGTCGAGTATCACGACGTTGACAAACCGTCCATCTACGTGAAGTTTCCACTGAGCGAGGACGATCAGGGGGAGTCCTCGGAAAACACGAGCGGTGAAACCGCGAGTGCAGGCCGCGAGGGCAGCGTCGTCATCTGGACGACGACCCCCTGGACCATCGTGGCCAACACCTTCGTCGCCGTCGACGGGGACCTGGAGTACGTCGGCGTCGACGCCACCAAAGACGGCGAGACCGAACGCCTCTACGTCGCGAAACCGTGCGTCGAGGGCGTCCTGAAGGCCGGCCGCTACGAGGACTACGAGGTCGTCGAGGAACTGTCCGGCGAGGACCTCGTGGGCTGGGAGTACGACCACCCGCTGGCCGAGGAGGTGCCCGACCACGCGAGCGCCGAGGGGTCGGGACAGGTCTACACCGCCGACTACGTCGAAGCGGACCGCACCGGGCTCGTCCACTCCGCGCCCGGCCACGGTGAGGAGGACTTCGAGCGCGGGCAGGAACTCGATCTGGAGGTGTTCTGCCCGGTCGGCAGCGACGGCGTCTACACCGACGCCGCCGGCAAGTACGAGGGCACCTTCGTCCGTGACGCCAACGACGACGTGATCGCCGACCTCGACGCGAAGGGCCTGTTGTTGGCCCACGAGGAGGGGCACTCGGTTCGGGAAGGGCAGTGCTGGCGCTGTGACACCGACATCGTCCGCATCGTCACCGACCAGTGGTTCATCACGGTCACCGACATCAAGGACGAACTGCTCGAAAACATCGAGGACAGCGAGTGGTACCCCTCGTGGGCCCGGGACAACCGCTTCAGGGACTTCGTCGAGGAAGCGCCGGACTGGAACGTCTCCCGGCAGCGCTACTGGGGCATCCCCATCCCGATCTGGACGCCCGAGGACTGGGACGGCTCGATGGACGATGTCGTCGTCGTCGGCGACCGCGCGGAACTGGCCGAGTCGGTCGACCAGGAGATCGACCCCGACGCCGTCGACCTCCACAAGGGGACCGTCGACGACCTGACGATCACCCGGGACGGGACGACCTACACCCGCGTCGGCGACGTGTTCGACGTGTGGCTCGACTCCTCGGTGGCGACGTGGGGGACGCTGGACTACCCCTCCGAGACGGAGGCCTTCGAGGAGCTGTGGCCCGCCGACCTCATCATGGAGGCCCACGACCAGACCCGCGGGTGGTTCTGGTCGCAACTGGGCATGTCGACGGCAGCGACCGGCGAGACCCCCTACAAGCAGGTGTTGATGCACGGCTACGCCAACATGCCCGACGGTCGCGGGATGTCCAAATCGAAGGGCGTGCTGGTCGACCCCCACGAGGTCATCGACGAGTACGGCCGTGACCCGATGCGACTCTTCCTGCTGTCCGTGACGGCCCAGGGCGAGGACATGAACTTCTCGTGGGACGAGACCGCCGAGATGCAACGGCGGCTCAACATCCTCTGGAACGTCGCTCGCTTCCCGCTGCCGTACATGCGGGCCGACGACTTCGACCCCGAGGAGACGAGCGTTGGGGCGGAGTCCCAACGAGGTGAAGGCGGCGAAGCCGCCGGAACGGGCGTCGAGGACGTACACGACGACCTCGAACTCGTCGACGAGTGGGTGCTCTCGCGGCTCCAGAGCGTCGAGGCCGCGATGACCGAGCACATGGAGAACTTCGAGAACGACAAGGCCGCCGACGAACTGCTCGATTTCGTCGTCGAGGACGTGTCCCGGTTCTACATCCAGGTCGTCCGCGAGCGGATGTGGGACGAGGCCGATTCGGACTCCAAGCGGGCCGCCTACGCGACGCTGTACCGGGTACTGGAGGACGTTGCGGCCCTGTTCGCGCCCTTTACCCCGTTCGTCGCCGAGGAGATCTACGACGCCCTCACCGGCGAGGCCGGCCACCCGACGGTCCACATGTGTGACTGGCCCGAACCGGACGAGTCGCTGCGCCAGCCCGAACTGGAGGACGAGATCGAGGTCGTCCGCGAGGTCGAGGAGGCCGGCTCGAACGCCCGCCAGCAGGCCGAGCGCAAGCTCCGCTGGCCGGTCACGCGCGTGATCGTCGACGTGGACAGCGCGGCCGTCGCCGACGCCGTCGCGTCCCAGACCGCGATCGTCGCCGACCGGCTGAACGCCCGGGCGGTCGAGGTCGTCGGCGCCGACGAGGAGTGGGGCGAACTGCGCTACTCCGCCGCAGCCGACATGAGCGAACTCGGGCCCGCATTCGGTGACGACGCCGGCCGCGTCATGAACGCGCTCAACGACGCCCGCGTCACCGAGCGCTCGATCGACGCGCTCGAAGCGGCCGTCGCCGACGAACTGGGCGAACCGGTCGACCTGACCGACGAGATGGTCGAGTTCCGCCGCGAGACGCCAAGCGGCGTCACCGGGACCGAGTTCGCGGCACTGGACGGCGGCGGCGTCGTCTACGTCGACACGAAACTCACCGAGGACATCGAGAGCGAGGGGTACGCCCGCGAGGTCATCCGTCGCGTTCAGGAGATGCGCAAGGACCTCGAACTGGACATCGAGGAGCGAATCGTCGTCGATCTGGACGTTGCCGACGACCGCGTGGCCGCGCTGGTCGACGAACACCGCGACCTGATCGCCGACGAAGTGCGGGCCGACGAGTTCGGCACCGTCGCCGACGGCCACCGCAAGACCTGGTCGGTCGAGGACGTGGCGATGGAGATCGCCATCGCACCGGTCGCTGCGGCGGAAGCCTCGGACTGA
- a CDS encoding PAS domain S-box protein, translating to MASHADPHTIPECALSSGEDGLIDWASPGVETVFGRPAEAVVGEPVVSVLGATLAERPDGSLEPTTREVTVTAADGTTRDLSVTVLSLATGAATLYLCRPTGTDQLSLGTVLSRVSDSIVALDTEWRYTYVNEFAEAVLGHARDDLLGEVIWEVFPGAADSAMRDRFERAMETQEPVTMEWYGDSVSTWFEIRAYPSPSGMSVYFRDITDQKERETALQQERDFTEQLLDASPVGICVLTPDGQFVRVNERAEDILGVSRDRLLDESFREPTWEVRGPDGEELADEEFPFTIALRTGEPTFGHEQTLRRADGTRIWVAVSAAPIHADGAVHRVVVTFEDITERKETQQQFEAVFQGTLDALILADDEGDYLAVNDAACALFGLSEDELIGHNVAEFAPAEYDVVDAWSTFLDEGMSRGEFSVVRPDGTERIADFAATANVRPGVHLSALRDVTERKAAERRLAQQRDELRRLNHVNELIRDVNRAIVGATDRDAIEAAVCASLADSDRYPVATTLRLASDERLRVQHRAGLSAAAFESLEPADDGAVEEAIETAAATNTLTVVTDLQTDPELSASVRAAATSAGVRALGNVPIEYDGVVHGVLSVGASEDDAFGEREQAVFLELGQIIGTAIDAIQTKKLLYASAFQELELELAAAADPLLALNDRLGGTWVLDGVVPVEAGRYLVYVDIGQTPVETGTASAETEGIEVLRTIETDSGTRLELRLGGDSLFGAILDAGGWVRAATVEGGTGQFVVDVTLDTDVRTYIARLERSGIDATMRTKREVERTPPAWSAGDTADELTARQRSVLEAAVRSGYFDWPRRRTTGEELADALDIASSTLHQHLRVATAKILEQYFAVDPSDPN from the coding sequence ATGGCTTCACACGCCGACCCCCACACCATCCCCGAATGCGCCCTGTCGAGTGGCGAGGACGGGCTGATCGACTGGGCGTCGCCGGGGGTCGAGACGGTCTTCGGCCGACCGGCCGAGGCGGTCGTCGGCGAACCGGTCGTGTCGGTACTGGGTGCGACACTCGCCGAGCGACCCGACGGCTCGCTCGAACCGACGACGCGGGAAGTCACCGTGACGGCGGCCGACGGGACGACCCGGGATCTGTCGGTCACCGTCCTGTCGCTCGCTACCGGCGCCGCGACGCTGTATCTGTGCCGTCCGACCGGGACCGATCAGCTCTCTCTCGGGACGGTCCTCTCGCGTGTCTCCGACAGCATCGTCGCACTGGACACGGAGTGGCGCTACACCTACGTCAACGAGTTCGCCGAGGCAGTGCTCGGCCACGCACGGGATGACCTCCTCGGGGAGGTCATCTGGGAGGTGTTCCCGGGGGCGGCGGACTCGGCGATGCGGGACCGCTTCGAGCGGGCCATGGAGACCCAGGAGCCCGTCACCATGGAGTGGTACGGCGACAGCGTCTCGACGTGGTTCGAGATCCGCGCCTACCCCTCCCCATCGGGGATGTCGGTCTACTTCCGGGACATCACCGATCAAAAGGAGCGTGAGACGGCCCTCCAGCAGGAACGGGATTTCACCGAACAGCTCCTGGACGCGAGTCCGGTCGGCATCTGTGTGCTGACGCCGGACGGTCAGTTCGTCCGGGTCAACGAACGCGCCGAGGACATCCTCGGCGTCTCGCGCGATCGCCTGCTGGACGAGTCGTTCCGGGAACCGACCTGGGAGGTCCGCGGCCCCGACGGCGAGGAGTTGGCCGACGAGGAGTTCCCGTTCACGATCGCGCTGCGCACCGGCGAACCGACCTTCGGGCACGAACAGACGCTCAGGCGGGCCGACGGCACGCGCATCTGGGTGGCGGTCAGCGCCGCGCCGATCCACGCCGACGGCGCGGTCCACCGCGTCGTGGTCACCTTCGAGGATATCACCGAGCGAAAGGAGACCCAACAGCAGTTCGAGGCCGTCTTCCAGGGGACGCTCGACGCACTGATACTGGCCGACGACGAGGGCGACTATCTCGCTGTCAACGACGCGGCGTGTGCGCTGTTTGGGCTGTCCGAAGACGAACTCATCGGCCACAACGTCGCGGAGTTCGCCCCCGCCGAGTACGACGTGGTGGACGCGTGGTCGACGTTCCTCGACGAAGGGATGTCTCGCGGAGAGTTCTCTGTCGTCCGCCCCGACGGCACGGAACGGATCGCCGACTTCGCAGCGACGGCGAACGTCCGTCCCGGAGTTCACCTCTCGGCACTGCGGGATGTCACCGAACGAAAGGCCGCCGAACGTCGTCTGGCCCAACAGCGTGACGAACTCCGGCGACTCAACCACGTCAACGAACTCATCCGTGACGTGAACCGCGCTATCGTCGGCGCGACAGACCGGGACGCCATCGAGGCGGCCGTCTGTGCCAGCCTCGCCGACTCGGACCGCTATCCGGTCGCGACGACGCTCCGGTTAGCGTCCGACGAGCGGCTCCGGGTGCAACACCGGGCCGGGCTGTCCGCTGCGGCGTTCGAGTCGCTCGAACCGGCCGACGACGGGGCTGTCGAGGAGGCGATCGAGACGGCAGCCGCGACGAACACGCTCACGGTCGTCACGGACCTCCAGACCGATCCCGAACTGTCCGCGTCGGTTCGGGCCGCCGCGACCAGCGCCGGCGTTCGAGCGCTCGGAAACGTCCCGATCGAGTACGACGGCGTCGTCCACGGCGTCCTGTCGGTCGGGGCGAGCGAGGACGACGCTTTCGGCGAGCGCGAGCAGGCCGTCTTCCTCGAACTGGGGCAGATCATCGGAACGGCTATCGACGCGATCCAGACGAAGAAGCTCCTCTACGCCAGCGCGTTTCAGGAACTCGAACTGGAACTGGCGGCGGCGGCCGACCCGCTGCTGGCGCTCAACGACCGGCTCGGCGGGACGTGGGTCCTCGACGGTGTCGTCCCGGTCGAAGCGGGCCGGTACCTGGTCTACGTCGACATCGGCCAGACACCCGTCGAGACCGGGACTGCGAGCGCCGAGACCGAGGGCATCGAGGTGCTCCGGACCATCGAGACGGACAGCGGCACCCGACTCGAACTCCGACTCGGCGGTGACTCGCTGTTCGGTGCGATCCTCGACGCCGGCGGCTGGGTCCGCGCCGCGACCGTCGAGGGCGGGACGGGGCAGTTCGTCGTCGACGTGACGCTTGACACCGACGTACGGACGTACATCGCGCGGCTCGAACGGAGCGGCATCGACGCGACCATGCGCACCAAACGCGAGGTCGAACGGACGCCGCCGGCGTGGTCGGCCGGCGACACCGCCGACGAACTCACGGCCCGCCAGCGGAGCGTCCTCGAAGCCGCCGTCCGTTCGGGATACTTCGACTGGCCGCGCCGCCGGACGACCGGCGAGGAACTGGCCGACGCGCTCGACATCGCCTCCTCGACCCTCCACCAGCACCTCCGGGTCGCTACGGCCAAGATCCTCGAACAGTACTTCGCGGTCGATCCCTCGGACCCGAACTGA
- a CDS encoding DUF7344 domain-containing protein — translation MRSQNERPVQSIGDAVDVLGSYRRRLVLSILSGRSGSIDVSQLATRLVARQRNKSSAAVTDEERRETEIRLYHADLPLLAAADLVRFDASRAHVESADLPLDGDDWLDMPVAEALSAWNQ, via the coding sequence ATGAGGTCACAGAACGAACGGCCCGTGCAATCGATCGGGGACGCTGTGGATGTCCTGGGCAGTTACCGGCGGCGGCTGGTCCTTTCGATCCTCAGCGGCCGGTCGGGGTCGATCGATGTCTCCCAGCTCGCGACGCGACTCGTCGCCCGGCAACGGAACAAATCATCCGCGGCAGTGACCGACGAGGAGCGACGCGAGACGGAGATTCGTCTCTATCACGCCGACCTGCCGCTGCTCGCTGCGGCCGACCTCGTCAGGTTCGACGCGTCACGGGCGCACGTCGAGAGCGCCGACCTGCCGCTTGACGGCGACGACTGGCTCGACATGCCGGTCGCCGAGGCCCTCTCGGCGTGGAACCAGTGA
- a CDS encoding MFS transporter: MTARRQLQALFLTRFATAFGIVTLLTLLPTYIDLLEPQGFVLGMFATGLTLAQAGAVVPVSYLGDRFDKRTVLLAGLALAAAVYGLFPLVDSSWGFVFVRGLQGIAATTAGLLGLALVGQLARDSARGTTIGTSNAWRFAAAIGGSLSAGLLYDRFGFDAVFGLLVAITLVAFLAVLLFVDRDETTTEGFALADLALNRRILTITTFRAQYAVAVTLVRTWVPIFAGVAAAGGLGYNAAVNGATAVAVVLAAEKFTNMCCQPYTGGLSDRQGRARFVFLGGLAYGLVAVVVPFTPAIGATLGLPSVFPFFGDLSPAFLPLIALNGLLGVADSIREPASMALFADEGSGEGVASSFGVRDLVWRPGAVLAPLAGGWLTTNVGMEWVFYLGAASAFTGVAVFAGVLTYRHGRSGLTAW; encoded by the coding sequence GTGACCGCACGCCGACAGCTCCAGGCCCTGTTTCTCACACGCTTTGCCACCGCCTTCGGGATCGTCACGCTGCTGACGCTGTTGCCGACGTACATCGATCTCCTGGAACCGCAGGGGTTCGTGCTGGGGATGTTCGCGACCGGGCTGACGCTGGCCCAGGCCGGCGCGGTCGTGCCGGTGTCGTACCTGGGCGACCGCTTCGACAAGCGGACCGTACTGCTCGCGGGGCTGGCGCTGGCGGCGGCCGTCTACGGACTGTTTCCGCTCGTCGACTCCAGTTGGGGCTTCGTCTTCGTCCGGGGGCTCCAGGGCATCGCGGCGACGACCGCCGGCCTGCTGGGCCTGGCGCTGGTCGGGCAGCTTGCACGGGACAGCGCCCGCGGGACCACTATCGGGACCTCGAACGCCTGGCGGTTCGCGGCGGCGATCGGCGGGTCGCTGTCTGCGGGCCTGTTGTACGACCGCTTTGGCTTCGACGCCGTCTTCGGGCTGCTCGTGGCGATCACGCTCGTCGCGTTCCTGGCGGTTCTGCTGTTCGTCGACCGCGACGAGACGACGACCGAGGGGTTCGCGCTGGCCGATCTGGCGCTCAACCGCCGCATCCTCACGATCACCACGTTTCGCGCCCAGTACGCCGTCGCCGTGACGCTCGTCCGGACGTGGGTGCCGATCTTCGCCGGCGTCGCGGCCGCGGGCGGGCTGGGCTACAACGCGGCGGTCAACGGTGCGACCGCCGTCGCGGTCGTCCTCGCGGCCGAGAAGTTCACGAACATGTGCTGTCAGCCCTACACCGGTGGCCTCTCCGACCGGCAGGGCCGGGCGCGGTTCGTCTTCCTCGGCGGGCTGGCCTACGGGCTCGTGGCCGTGGTCGTTCCCTTCACCCCCGCCATCGGCGCGACACTGGGGCTCCCGTCGGTGTTCCCGTTCTTCGGGGACCTCTCGCCCGCCTTCCTCCCGCTGATCGCGCTGAACGGGCTGCTCGGCGTCGCGGACTCGATCCGCGAGCCCGCGAGCATGGCGCTGTTCGCCGACGAGGGGAGCGGCGAGGGCGTTGCGTCGAGCTTCGGCGTCCGCGATCTGGTCTGGCGGCCCGGCGCCGTGCTGGCACCGCTGGCCGGCGGCTGGCTGACGACGAACGTCGGCA